A genomic window from Desulfonatronovibrio magnus includes:
- a CDS encoding motility protein A translates to MDIATFFGIIVGFSLVIGAIIIGGAVDTFVNIPGMMIVMGGTMAATTINFPVNQINKAFRAAFYIFSKRSVNSNDVVNTMVRIADISRRDGLLALENIKTENAVLKKACQLIADNTDPMMIAETLRIEITSLRNRHAIIQDVFKKMATFSPSFGMIGTLIGLVQMLTRLDDPATIGPAMAVAILTTFYGALLATLLFLPIAGKLKSRTQQETLHLEIIFQGAQSILENNNPRIVYEKLSSFVPPSERRNERR, encoded by the coding sequence ATGGATATTGCAACTTTTTTTGGGATCATAGTCGGGTTTTCTCTGGTTATTGGAGCCATTATCATTGGTGGCGCTGTTGACACCTTTGTCAACATACCCGGCATGATGATTGTCATGGGCGGCACAATGGCGGCCACCACCATCAACTTCCCAGTCAACCAGATCAATAAGGCCTTCAGAGCTGCTTTTTACATTTTTTCCAAAAGAAGTGTGAACTCCAATGATGTTGTCAATACCATGGTCAGAATCGCTGATATCAGTCGCAGGGACGGTTTGCTGGCTTTAGAAAATATCAAAACTGAAAATGCTGTTTTAAAAAAAGCCTGCCAGCTTATTGCCGACAACACAGACCCAATGATGATTGCTGAAACCCTTCGTATTGAAATTACTTCTCTTAGAAACCGGCACGCCATTATTCAGGATGTCTTCAAAAAAATGGCCACCTTTTCTCCAAGCTTTGGCATGATCGGCACTCTCATCGGTCTCGTGCAGATGCTTACCAGACTGGATGACCCGGCCACCATAGGACCGGCCATGGCAGTGGCCATTCTGACCACATTTTATGGGGCTTTACTGGCTACTCTGCTCTTTTTACCCATTGCCGGAAAACTTAAAAGCAGGACACAGCAGGAAACCCTGCATCTTGAGATTATTTTTCAGGGAGCTCAGTCAATCCTGGAAAACAACAACCCCAGAATAGTCTACGAAAAGCTTTCATCATTTGTACCGCCTTCGGAGAGAAGAAATGAAAGAAGATAA
- a CDS encoding OmpA/MotB family protein, with amino-acid sequence MKEDKHTATYYDDEDDDTRAWVTTFADIALLLLVFFILLFSFSTLSDQKFEQTILSVRQSLGKQETEDWGLRIRTDTSGVLMDQATMYRQMLEAQQQVFSDIQYYYSQEGLDGIVGARLQEGLITLRLPASALFGLGQVELTPEGKRILEQMREVFIRHHDQQINIQGHTDNIPPRTGGRFQDNWEISSLRALNTLRYLMELGIEPKRMTATGFADLQPLFPNNTEENRARNRRVEFVLEKRIGGQ; translated from the coding sequence ATGAAAGAAGATAAACATACTGCAACATACTATGACGACGAAGATGATGACACCAGAGCATGGGTGACTACCTTTGCTGACATTGCCTTGCTGCTTCTCGTTTTTTTCATCCTTCTGTTCTCCTTTTCAACCTTAAGCGATCAGAAATTCGAGCAGACTATTCTTTCCGTGCGTCAGTCTCTTGGCAAGCAGGAGACCGAAGACTGGGGGCTTCGGATAAGAACTGACACTTCAGGTGTGCTGATGGATCAGGCAACCATGTACAGACAGATGCTTGAAGCACAACAACAGGTTTTTTCAGATATACAATACTATTACAGTCAGGAAGGCCTTGACGGCATAGTGGGTGCCCGTCTGCAGGAAGGGCTAATCACCCTGCGTCTGCCAGCCAGCGCTCTGTTCGGCCTGGGACAGGTCGAGCTCACCCCTGAAGGCAAACGCATCCTGGAACAAATGAGAGAAGTATTTATCAGACATCATGATCAGCAGATAAACATTCAGGGACATACTGATAATATTCCACCCAGGACGGGTGGTCGTTTTCAGGATAATTGGGAAATTTCATCCCTGAGAGCCCTTAATACTCTGCGCTACCTTATGGAACTGGGCATTGAACCAAAAAGGATGACCGCTACCGGGTTTGCGGATCTTCAACCACTATTTCCCAACAACACGGAAGAAAACAGGGCCCGCAACAGGAGGGTGGAGTTTGTACTTGAAAAGAGAATTGGAGGTCAGTAA
- a CDS encoding PilZ domain-containing protein: MDMFNDQLQIDYESSSPRKAYRVAVPNLKAKIKNMPEEFPALDISAGGMALSLSHMKEHGLEEGLEVELSILIKNRVFLDEIKGKIVKIDDNMAACQFSEITLRQEARLDKLILEVQKKMLEFHRKKKENETKQET, translated from the coding sequence ATGGATATGTTTAACGATCAATTACAAATAGACTACGAGAGCTCATCACCAAGAAAAGCCTATCGGGTTGCAGTGCCTAATCTCAAGGCAAAAATAAAAAATATGCCTGAAGAGTTCCCGGCCCTTGATATAAGTGCAGGTGGAATGGCCCTTTCTCTTTCTCATATGAAAGAGCACGGACTTGAAGAAGGTCTTGAAGTTGAACTTTCAATACTTATAAAAAACAGGGTTTTCCTTGACGAGATTAAAGGAAAAATTGTCAAGATAGATGATAATATGGCAGCCTGCCAGTTTTCAGAAATAACTCTGCGTCAGGAAGCCAGACTTGACAAACTGATTCTGGAAGTTCAGAAAAAAATGCTTGAGTTTCACAGAAAAAAGAAAGAAAATGAAACAAAACAGGAAACGTGA
- a CDS encoding biotin carboxylase N-terminal domain-containing protein, whose product MNKHNILIANRGEIALRIMQACIELGARFTCVYTREDANSEHCTEAMKKGGEKALYRISSYQDPNEIFAVADAAGCTAVHPGYGFFAEDYRFARRAEQRSRKLAFIGPSWNIIQELGDKINTKRLARRLDVPTVPGSDRPIFDDMEAEELATSLFTFQKEIGVHQPVILVKASAGGGGMGIEEVNDLDRFRTVLRRIKNYSKRQFRDEGVLIEQRIFDFNHLEVQILGDKHKGAVHFGTRNCTVQSIGRQKRIEVAPGFDPENISYAFDASKVLEDITEYSLRMAREVGYDSVGTWEWIISPMGHPFLMEVNTRIQVENGVSAIISTINDQEVNLLKEQIRAGLGFELGYDQSDIVFNGVGIEYRILAEDPDNNFTPWVGRIEKFSWTDYPWLRMHTHVPTQRPYDIPTEFDPNLALGIVWGENLDQAKMRGEIFLEKLILQGTNPAGEPLKSNIEFLKSKTRDILVF is encoded by the coding sequence ATGAACAAACACAATATACTGATTGCCAATAGAGGAGAAATAGCTCTCAGAATAATGCAGGCATGCATAGAGCTTGGCGCAAGATTCACTTGCGTCTACACCAGAGAAGATGCCAATTCCGAACATTGTACCGAAGCCATGAAAAAGGGTGGTGAAAAAGCTCTTTACCGCATAAGCTCATATCAGGATCCTAACGAAATCTTTGCTGTGGCAGATGCTGCAGGATGCACAGCCGTTCACCCCGGATATGGTTTTTTTGCCGAAGATTACAGGTTTGCCAGGCGGGCTGAACAAAGGTCCAGAAAACTTGCTTTTATTGGTCCATCATGGAATATAATTCAGGAACTCGGTGACAAGATAAATACCAAAAGGCTGGCTAGACGACTTGACGTGCCCACAGTACCGGGATCGGATCGGCCCATCTTTGATGACATGGAAGCTGAAGAGCTTGCAACCTCCCTTTTTACCTTTCAAAAGGAAATCGGGGTGCATCAACCGGTCATTCTGGTCAAGGCCTCTGCAGGCGGGGGGGGGATGGGCATTGAAGAGGTTAACGATCTGGACAGGTTCAGAACAGTGCTCAGAAGAATTAAGAACTATTCCAAGCGTCAGTTCAGGGATGAAGGCGTACTCATCGAGCAGAGAATTTTTGATTTCAATCATCTTGAAGTGCAGATTCTTGGTGACAAGCATAAAGGAGCAGTCCATTTCGGAACCCGGAACTGCACAGTGCAGAGTATTGGCAGACAAAAACGCATTGAAGTAGCCCCTGGATTTGATCCCGAAAACATCAGCTATGCCTTTGATGCCTCCAAAGTGCTTGAAGATATCACGGAATACTCTTTGCGCATGGCAAGAGAAGTGGGCTATGATAGTGTGGGGACCTGGGAATGGATCATAAGTCCCATGGGACACCCGTTTTTAATGGAAGTCAATACCCGCATTCAGGTTGAAAACGGCGTGTCTGCCATTATCTCCACCATCAATGATCAAGAGGTTAATCTCCTCAAAGAGCAGATCAGAGCAGGTCTGGGATTTGAGCTGGGTTACGATCAAAGCGATATCGTCTTTAACGGGGTAGGCATAGAATACCGTATTCTTGCAGAGGATCCTGACAATAATTTCACCCCCTGGGTAGGCCGCATAGAAAAATTCAGCTGGACTGATTACCCCTGGCTGAGAATGCACACTCATGTTCCTACTCAAAGGCCATATGACATACCTACTGAGTTTGATCCCAATCTGGCACTGGGCATTGTCTGGGGTGAAAACCTTGATCAGGCTAAAATGCGGGGAGAAATATTTCTTGAAAAACTGATTCTTCAGGGGACCAATCCGGCCGGAGAGCCTCTCAAATCCAACATTGAATTTTTAAAAAGCAAAACCCGCGATATTCTTGTTTTTTAG
- a CDS encoding acetyl-CoA carboxylase, giving the protein MNQAEKQILDLSERLRYIEDIFGNRENANVALLRSKLNDFKKNQSSLDAGQIKRHLSSLQDLFHFLENKLEKELTPMDRVRIVRHPQRISLKDILENVYDNYTEIGGQDEYSIDPAMIIARAYITRKVGKKIYKQPVMVIGQEKGHGQEFRNGGSVKPWGNAKALEYMKVAETENIPVHTYIFTPGAFPIEDYPGAAQQIAKNIYTMAGLKVPVIAVISEGGSGGAEAIGLADTRIMMSHGYYSVISPEGAAAIEGRLRGGARATPELVDRCAQQLKITAQDNLRMGYIDRILQEPPLGARSEHFDFFKKLRQEVILATDEVILSVRGFKLFRAIALRKLNNPNIYVRWGLSPKSMERLTWQRYQKFRSYSLKYLVDRTATWHKVITKINEVNWSIYSFLRYEFLGRHQRKITHLAEDVQGEVQAVFGRIMNKGSEIIKKIPGFKKEQENTCQLTTLSSWEPGITWDEHCRYISPQANQDRTITCPNSSKFGCLDLWIPDLFSDFAGVCSNCGHHFPMEYEWYLFNVFDSRSIREFNSRIESSNPLEFDGLDNKIIQAQKKTGHKSSCMTFEASIKGVRVVVAMLMAGFRGGSVGLAEGEKFIQAAETAKRKHLPFLAYVHGTAGIRIQEGTNGVIQMPRCTLAVRRYLESGGLYLVLYDTNSYAGPVASFLGCSPYQFAVRSANIGFAGPGVIMETTGQDIEPHYHKAFMTLSRGHIQGIWDRREIRDNLHQSLMTMGGEFLYYR; this is encoded by the coding sequence ATGAATCAAGCAGAAAAACAGATTCTGGATTTATCAGAACGTCTCAGATACATTGAAGATATTTTCGGCAACCGTGAAAACGCCAACGTTGCCCTGCTCAGATCCAAACTGAATGATTTTAAAAAAAATCAGTCCAGCTTAGATGCCGGGCAAATTAAAAGGCATCTCTCTTCTTTGCAGGATCTTTTTCACTTCCTGGAAAACAAACTGGAAAAAGAACTCACACCCATGGACCGGGTCAGAATCGTCAGACATCCTCAAAGAATATCTCTTAAAGATATCCTTGAAAATGTTTATGACAATTACACGGAAATAGGTGGGCAGGATGAGTACAGCATTGATCCGGCCATGATCATTGCCAGGGCATACATTACCCGCAAGGTGGGCAAAAAGATCTACAAGCAGCCGGTTATGGTCATAGGCCAGGAAAAAGGTCATGGACAGGAGTTTCGCAACGGCGGATCTGTGAAGCCCTGGGGCAATGCCAAGGCACTGGAATACATGAAAGTTGCAGAAACAGAAAATATCCCTGTCCATACATATATTTTTACTCCTGGAGCATTTCCCATTGAAGATTATCCGGGAGCAGCCCAGCAGATTGCCAAAAATATTTACACCATGGCCGGCCTTAAGGTTCCTGTTATAGCAGTTATTTCCGAGGGCGGATCCGGTGGTGCTGAAGCCATTGGCCTGGCTGACACCAGGATAATGATGTCTCACGGATACTATTCCGTAATTTCCCCTGAAGGAGCAGCTGCCATTGAAGGAAGGCTTCGGGGAGGAGCAAGAGCTACTCCTGAACTTGTAGACCGATGTGCTCAGCAGCTTAAAATCACAGCTCAGGATAACCTCAGAATGGGCTATATAGACCGTATTCTGCAGGAACCACCTCTCGGAGCCCGCTCAGAGCATTTTGACTTTTTCAAGAAACTGCGCCAGGAAGTTATCCTTGCCACTGATGAAGTAATTTTGTCTGTCAGGGGCTTTAAGCTGTTCAGAGCTATTGCCCTGCGTAAACTTAACAATCCCAATATTTATGTGCGCTGGGGACTTTCTCCCAAGTCCATGGAACGACTCACCTGGCAGCGCTACCAGAAATTCAGGTCCTACAGCCTGAAGTACCTGGTTGACAGAACAGCAACCTGGCATAAGGTCATTACCAAAATCAATGAGGTTAACTGGTCCATATACTCGTTTTTACGCTACGAGTTCCTGGGCAGACACCAGAGAAAAATAACTCACCTGGCCGAAGACGTTCAAGGTGAGGTGCAGGCGGTATTCGGCCGCATCATGAACAAAGGCTCCGAAATTATCAAAAAAATTCCCGGCTTTAAGAAAGAACAGGAAAACACATGTCAATTAACTACTCTTTCTTCATGGGAACCAGGAATAACCTGGGACGAGCATTGTCGTTATATCAGCCCTCAGGCCAACCAGGACAGGACCATAACCTGCCCCAACAGCTCCAAATTCGGCTGCCTTGATCTCTGGATTCCTGACCTGTTCAGCGATTTCGCAGGAGTCTGCAGTAATTGCGGGCATCACTTTCCCATGGAGTATGAATGGTATCTTTTCAATGTATTCGACAGCAGGTCCATCAGGGAATTCAACTCCAGAATAGAGAGCTCCAATCCCCTTGAATTTGATGGCCTGGACAATAAGATTATTCAAGCCCAGAAAAAAACCGGGCATAAAAGTTCATGCATGACTTTTGAGGCAAGTATCAAGGGCGTAAGGGTGGTTGTGGCCATGCTCATGGCTGGATTTCGAGGAGGAAGCGTTGGTTTGGCAGAAGGAGAAAAGTTTATTCAGGCTGCTGAAACAGCCAAAAGAAAGCACCTTCCTTTTCTGGCCTATGTTCATGGAACTGCAGGAATACGAATTCAGGAAGGCACCAACGGAGTCATCCAGATGCCGAGATGCACCCTGGCAGTCAGGCGCTACTTAGAATCAGGTGGTCTGTACCTTGTTCTGTACGACACCAACTCCTACGCAGGTCCTGTAGCCAGTTTTCTGGGGTGCTCGCCGTACCAGTTTGCTGTACGCTCCGCCAATATAGGCTTTGCCGGTCCAGGTGTTATTATGGAAACAACAGGTCAGGATATTGAACCGCACTACCACAAAGCATTCATGACCCTGTCCAGAGGACATATTCAGGGTATATGGGACCGCAGGGAAATTCGAGACAATCTGCATCAGTCTCTTATGACCATGGGCGGTGAATTCCTGTACTACAGATAG
- a CDS encoding biotin attachment protein: MIDTISLLDEIKKAPYKELTVSTPHSGEIEFVVNKAGVKVNGKSGNWGEKPGTLLAYLTREGNKKPIYSPEKGEVVMFHDVQNNQFVQAGTPLLKIRHFLTKQEVIDIILKQTLHLFLAPEKGKYYFVSAIDLKLKAKGLGHVNIKPGDEVLIISRMKRETVLTYEGQPGIIFTIYFNSSESVEAGSPLLGICPRDQLEDIKEVVARIQNSWEEKE; this comes from the coding sequence TTGATTGATACAATATCTCTGCTTGATGAAATCAAGAAAGCACCATACAAGGAGCTAACAGTCTCCACCCCGCATTCAGGTGAAATTGAGTTTGTGGTCAATAAGGCCGGAGTCAAGGTTAACGGCAAGTCTGGTAACTGGGGTGAAAAACCGGGTACCCTCCTAGCCTACCTGACCCGTGAAGGCAATAAAAAACCCATCTACTCGCCCGAAAAAGGCGAGGTAGTCATGTTTCATGATGTTCAGAATAATCAGTTTGTTCAGGCTGGCACTCCATTGCTGAAGATCAGGCATTTTTTGACTAAACAGGAAGTAATTGATATTATCCTGAAACAAACACTGCATCTCTTCCTCGCTCCTGAAAAGGGCAAGTATTATTTTGTGTCTGCCATTGATTTAAAACTCAAGGCCAAAGGTTTGGGTCATGTTAATATCAAACCAGGAGATGAAGTACTGATTATCTCCAGAATGAAAAGAGAAACTGTGCTCACTTACGAAGGTCAGCCAGGAATAATATTTACTATATATTTCAACTCCAGTGAAAGTGTTGAAGCGGGATCGCCGCTCCTTGGCATATGCCCCAGGGACCAGCTTGAGGATATCAAGGAGGTTGTTGCCAGGATTCAAAACAGTTGGGAGGAAAAAGAATAA